Proteins encoded together in one Mycobacterium sp. MS1601 window:
- a CDS encoding ABC transporter substrate-binding protein: MAYRFRSPFATRPAIHLAVCAVLLGATSGCTSQAETTTTADTVTVTNCGKEVTYEQPIDRLFVNDGGMIAIALAAGARNQMNAVSSMSRDAAVLRLKYGSQVDGLNEVAPEQPTLENIVGADPQVLFAGYNYGMGEERGITPDILATHGIAVYQLSEACLQVDGQPVRGTMDPWLALDTDLRNIGTLTNNAHTGSQAAEDIAARLEALRAAPQPEKKPTIFLFDSGSDTVFSSGAFGGPQGIIDAAGARNATEDIQDTWTTVSWERIATADPDLIVFVDYPGQTVEDKIAALRSNPASRNLKAVQENRFVNLPYAMWVSSPLNIDTAEILRAVLENHDLAPQSGIKPTLDATQLNLPGNDWLTP; encoded by the coding sequence ATGGCGTATAGATTTCGATCCCCTTTCGCGACGCGACCGGCGATACACCTGGCGGTCTGCGCCGTCCTCCTCGGTGCAACCTCGGGATGCACGTCCCAGGCGGAGACGACCACGACAGCGGACACCGTGACTGTCACCAACTGCGGCAAGGAAGTCACCTACGAGCAGCCGATTGACCGGTTGTTCGTCAACGACGGAGGAATGATCGCGATCGCGTTGGCAGCCGGCGCCCGCAATCAGATGAACGCGGTCAGCTCCATGAGCCGCGACGCCGCGGTTCTTCGCCTCAAATACGGTTCTCAAGTAGACGGTCTCAACGAAGTGGCTCCGGAGCAACCGACGCTGGAGAACATCGTCGGCGCCGACCCACAAGTCCTGTTCGCCGGATACAACTACGGCATGGGCGAGGAACGGGGAATAACCCCGGACATCCTTGCAACGCATGGAATCGCGGTCTATCAGCTGTCTGAAGCATGCCTGCAAGTCGACGGACAGCCCGTTCGCGGCACCATGGACCCGTGGCTCGCCCTTGACACCGATTTGCGCAACATCGGAACTCTGACAAACAACGCGCACACGGGTTCTCAAGCAGCCGAAGACATCGCCGCCAGGCTGGAAGCCTTGCGTGCCGCACCGCAACCCGAGAAGAAACCCACCATCTTCCTGTTCGACAGCGGTAGCGACACGGTGTTCTCCTCGGGAGCCTTCGGTGGACCCCAAGGAATCATCGACGCCGCCGGAGCACGCAACGCCACCGAAGACATCCAAGACACCTGGACAACCGTGAGCTGGGAGCGGATCGCCACCGCAGATCCAGACCTCATCGTCTTCGTCGACTATCCGGGTCAGACTGTCGAAGACAAGATCGCCGCCCTTCGCAGCAACCCCGCCAGCCGAAACCTCAAAGCGGTTCAGGAAAACCGGTTCGTCAACCTTCCCTACGCCATGTGGGTTTCCAGCCCGCTGAACATCGACACTGCAGAGATTCTGCGGGCGGTGCTCGAAAACCATGATCTCGCACCACAATCAGGCATCAAGCCAACCCTGGACGCGACGCAGCTCAACCTCCCGGGAAACGACTGGCTCACCCCATGA
- a CDS encoding ABC transporter ATP-binding protein: MSAPPTAPPATGVTVSAHGVLCRRGSRTVVSGVDLTVAAGTRLAVIGPNGAGKSTLLRALSGLDAPSAGTVLVEGRDLYRMPARERARTIAVVGQEERPSGELTVAEAVGLGRTPYRNPWAGAVSGERDIIDGALSAVGLQGWGNRPCVQLSGGERHRVVLARALAQRTSVLVLDEPTNHLDASWRLRFMQILDDLRCTVIAAMHDLDLVMRHFDAVAVVAGGRVYAQGSPSEVLTSALLRQVFGVAGDIIVHPTTGRFHLLLTHAELASNHHEEHNNGV; this comes from the coding sequence ATGAGCGCACCGCCAACCGCACCCCCGGCGACGGGCGTGACGGTGAGCGCACACGGCGTGCTCTGTCGCCGCGGCAGCAGAACAGTGGTGTCCGGTGTGGACCTGACGGTGGCTGCCGGGACGCGGCTGGCGGTCATCGGCCCCAACGGCGCCGGCAAGAGCACTTTGCTGCGCGCCCTGTCCGGTCTCGACGCACCGTCAGCGGGAACAGTCCTGGTTGAAGGCAGGGACTTGTATCGGATGCCGGCCCGAGAGCGAGCGCGCACCATCGCAGTGGTCGGACAAGAGGAGCGACCCTCAGGCGAACTGACCGTCGCCGAGGCCGTGGGTCTGGGCAGGACCCCTTACCGGAACCCGTGGGCAGGCGCCGTTTCCGGAGAGCGGGACATCATTGACGGCGCCCTCAGCGCCGTCGGTCTGCAGGGGTGGGGCAACCGACCGTGTGTCCAGCTTTCTGGTGGTGAACGTCACCGGGTCGTCCTGGCCCGCGCGTTGGCACAGCGAACATCCGTTCTTGTCCTTGACGAACCCACTAACCATCTCGACGCCTCGTGGCGACTGAGATTCATGCAGATACTCGACGACCTCCGATGCACCGTCATCGCTGCGATGCACGATCTCGACTTGGTGATGCGGCATTTCGATGCGGTCGCGGTCGTGGCCGGCGGCCGGGTGTACGCCCAGGGGTCACCCTCTGAAGTTCTCACCTCTGCCCTCTTGCGGCAGGTCTTCGGTGTTGCCGGCGACATCATCGTCCATCCGACGACCGGCCGTTTCCATCTGTTACTCACCCATGCCGAACTGGCGTCAAACCATCATGAGGAGCACAACAATGGCGTATAG
- a CDS encoding FecCD family ABC transporter permease — MRRAPVVALTTVLAVLTLLSIVVSVAFGAEDIPLRDVWNVVVGRFTGATGVPGFDTIVWELRLPRSILAALVGAGLALAGALMQALVRNPLAEPYLLGVSAGASVGATAVITLGALSSLGVWALSGAALIGSTVATLTVYAVARAQGGLTALRLILSGVVLSSAFMALSSLLVFTAGDPHAAESVMFWLLGSVAGATWAKIPLTAAVVLVSFVAALLIHSWLDAYSVGADTAASLGVPVRAVRNALFAVQAVLVGVLVAVSGGIGFVGLIVPHAARMLVGATHRAMLPVSVSIGALFMVWVDVISREVAAPREMPLGIITGLVGAPVFLYLMGRRRYQFGNNT, encoded by the coding sequence GTGCGCCGAGCGCCGGTTGTTGCGTTGACAACGGTGCTCGCCGTTCTCACGCTGCTGAGCATCGTTGTTTCGGTGGCCTTCGGCGCCGAGGACATCCCACTGCGTGACGTGTGGAACGTCGTCGTGGGCCGCTTCACCGGCGCCACCGGTGTTCCGGGGTTTGACACCATCGTGTGGGAGCTTCGCCTGCCGCGCTCGATACTTGCAGCGTTGGTCGGTGCGGGTCTGGCCCTGGCTGGCGCCCTCATGCAGGCGTTGGTCCGCAACCCGCTGGCAGAGCCGTACCTACTCGGTGTGTCAGCAGGCGCCTCAGTGGGTGCAACCGCCGTGATCACCCTCGGTGCACTCTCATCGTTGGGAGTCTGGGCGCTGTCGGGCGCCGCGCTCATCGGTTCTACGGTGGCCACGCTCACCGTGTATGCGGTGGCACGTGCCCAAGGCGGCCTCACAGCACTGCGCCTGATCCTCTCCGGGGTGGTGCTGTCGTCGGCGTTCATGGCGCTGTCGTCACTGCTCGTCTTCACCGCCGGCGATCCGCACGCCGCCGAAAGTGTCATGTTCTGGCTGCTGGGCAGCGTTGCGGGAGCGACGTGGGCGAAGATTCCCCTCACGGCAGCGGTGGTGCTGGTGTCGTTCGTTGCTGCCCTGCTCATTCACTCCTGGCTCGACGCCTACTCCGTCGGTGCCGACACCGCGGCATCGCTGGGCGTACCGGTGCGGGCAGTGCGGAACGCGTTGTTCGCGGTCCAGGCGGTGCTCGTCGGTGTCCTGGTTGCCGTTTCCGGCGGAATCGGGTTCGTCGGACTCATCGTGCCCCACGCGGCCCGCATGCTCGTCGGCGCCACCCACCGCGCAATGCTGCCGGTCTCGGTCAGCATTGGAGCGCTCTTCATGGTGTGGGTCGACGTGATCTCACGCGAAGTCGCGGCACCACGGGAGATGCCCCTGGGGATCATCACCGGCCTCGTCGGCGCGCCCGTGTTTCTCTATTTGATGGGGCGGCGACGCTACCAGTTCGGCAACAACACATGA